A portion of the Natronococcus sp. AD-5 genome contains these proteins:
- a CDS encoding haloacid dehalogenase type II produces the protein MAFDPGQVSTVTFDSYSTLVDVDAAEKALAERVDGPQPVSKLWRVRSLEYTFVANAIDAYQPFYEMNRDALQYALDVYGADITTGERDEILAVYHELDVFDDVRNGIERLRDGGYDCYVVSNGNPEMLNSMVEHADIGDILEDTISADEVRTFKPAAEIYRHAAARTGTPIDEIVHVTAGWFDVMGAQHAGMQAAWVDRKSTPWEPFGPEPDFIIETFYELADTLGV, from the coding sequence ATGGCATTCGATCCTGGGCAGGTGTCGACGGTTACCTTCGATTCGTATAGTACACTCGTCGACGTAGACGCCGCCGAGAAGGCACTCGCCGAACGAGTCGACGGTCCGCAGCCGGTATCGAAGCTCTGGCGGGTCCGTTCACTCGAGTATACGTTTGTCGCTAATGCTATCGATGCGTATCAACCGTTCTACGAAATGAACCGGGATGCGCTCCAGTACGCGCTCGATGTCTATGGTGCCGACATCACCACCGGGGAGCGGGATGAGATTCTCGCTGTGTACCACGAGCTCGATGTCTTCGACGACGTCCGCAACGGAATCGAGCGGCTCCGTGACGGTGGGTACGACTGCTACGTCGTTTCGAATGGTAACCCCGAGATGCTCAATTCGATGGTCGAACACGCCGACATCGGAGATATTCTTGAGGATACAATCAGCGCTGATGAGGTCCGGACATTCAAACCAGCCGCTGAGATCTACCGACACGCCGCTGCACGCACTGGGACGCCGATCGACGAGATCGTCCATGTGACTGCGGGTTGGTTCGATGTCATGGGCGCTCAACACGCTGGAATGCAGGCCGCCTGGGTGGATCGTAAATCGACGCCATGGGAACCGTTCGGTCCCGAACCGGATTTCATCATCGAAACGTTCTACGAACTGGCCGATACGCTCGGAGTCT
- a CDS encoding amidase, translated as MGTKNRTIEEATIDQLHRAFEAGTLTSEELVDRYLERIAAYDRDGPELNSIVTVNETASERAAKLDQMFAESGTFVGPLHGIPVLVKDHVETTDLPTTYGSEAFDGYLPETDADVTQRLRDAGAIILAKTTLPDWATSWFGFSSVSGRTKNPYDLTRDPGGSSSGTGAAVAANLGTVGIGTDCGGSIRVPASFDNLVGFRVTPGLISRTGMSPLVSQQDTAGPMTRTVRDTAKLLDVLVGYDDRDALTGQTELATVHGSYTNSLLADGLNDARIGVLRDGFGDDENPAAAPVNDVIKRALTTMENMGATLLDPIEIPRLEDSLEETMLYILQSKRDLNEFLDERNGPVDSVGELYENGQYHDLLDLFIGFAEDGPNELSDHLEYWKRRNAQQTFQQEILNVFAKHDLDAIVYPDVQVVPPTEREIRDGKYETMTFATNTIIASQSLCSAVSIPAGFTDDGLPVGMELLGRPFDEPTLLELGYSFEQATAHRQPPDTAPPIAD; from the coding sequence ATGGGGACCAAAAACCGTACCATCGAAGAAGCGACGATCGACCAACTCCATCGGGCGTTCGAAGCTGGAACGCTTACCAGCGAGGAACTCGTTGACCGGTATCTCGAACGGATCGCTGCCTACGATCGTGACGGTCCCGAGCTCAATTCGATCGTGACGGTCAATGAGACCGCGTCGGAACGAGCGGCCAAGCTTGACCAAATGTTCGCCGAATCAGGTACGTTCGTCGGACCGCTCCACGGAATTCCCGTGCTCGTCAAAGATCACGTCGAAACGACGGATCTTCCGACGACGTACGGTTCGGAAGCGTTCGACGGGTATCTCCCCGAGACGGACGCGGACGTAACCCAGCGGTTGCGCGACGCAGGGGCGATTATTCTGGCGAAGACTACTCTGCCGGACTGGGCCACGTCGTGGTTCGGGTTTTCCTCAGTCAGTGGTCGGACGAAGAATCCGTACGACCTGACGCGAGATCCAGGTGGGTCAAGTAGCGGGACCGGAGCGGCAGTCGCTGCGAACCTGGGCACTGTCGGTATCGGGACGGATTGCGGTGGCTCGATCCGCGTCCCTGCGTCGTTCGATAACCTCGTCGGGTTCCGTGTGACGCCCGGATTGATCAGTCGAACCGGGATGAGCCCGCTGGTCTCTCAGCAAGATACGGCTGGCCCAATGACACGAACGGTCCGTGATACGGCCAAATTACTCGATGTCCTCGTCGGCTACGACGACCGTGATGCACTCACCGGGCAAACAGAGCTAGCCACAGTTCATGGCTCATATACGAACTCCCTCCTCGCAGACGGGTTGAACGACGCTCGAATCGGGGTGCTTCGGGATGGGTTCGGTGACGATGAGAACCCCGCCGCTGCGCCGGTCAACGATGTCATCAAACGAGCGCTGACGACGATGGAGAACATGGGAGCGACACTTCTCGATCCAATCGAGATTCCGCGGTTGGAGGACTCCCTCGAGGAAACGATGCTCTACATCCTGCAGTCGAAGCGTGACCTCAACGAGTTCCTCGACGAACGCAACGGGCCAGTTGATTCTGTCGGCGAACTCTACGAAAACGGCCAGTACCACGACCTGTTGGATCTCTTTATTGGATTTGCTGAAGACGGCCCGAACGAGCTCTCGGACCATCTAGAATACTGGAAGCGGCGAAACGCACAGCAAACGTTCCAGCAAGAGATTCTGAACGTATTCGCGAAACACGATCTCGATGCGATCGTCTATCCCGACGTGCAAGTCGTTCCCCCGACGGAACGCGAAATCCGGGACGGGAAGTATGAGACGATGACGTTCGCAACGAATACGATCATCGCCTCGCAGTCGCTCTGTAGTGCGGTCTCTATTCCCGCCGGATTCACCGACGACGGATTGCCGGTCGGCATGGAACTCCTCGGACGGCCGTTCGACGAGCCGACGCTGCTCGAGTTAGGGTACTCGTTCGAACAGGCAACGGCCCACCGGCAACCGCCGGACACGGCACCGCCGATAGCGGACTGA
- a CDS encoding FKBP-type peptidyl-prolyl cis-trans isomerase encodes MPIETGDAVTIEYTARFADGLVFDTTRKDVAEETGLAERLPDREYEPLTVEVGDDELIEGVTDALVGMAAGDETTITVPPENAYGERSDDRVVEYPTVEFEQILESEGRSLEMGIQIGSEDGNVGEVTHIDPEITRIDFNHQLAGETLEFDLEVLEVD; translated from the coding sequence ATGCCGATCGAAACCGGCGACGCGGTCACGATCGAGTACACGGCCCGGTTCGCCGACGGCCTCGTGTTCGATACGACGCGCAAAGACGTCGCCGAGGAGACGGGGCTGGCCGAGCGGCTGCCCGATCGCGAGTACGAACCGCTCACCGTCGAGGTTGGCGACGACGAGCTCATCGAGGGGGTCACCGACGCGCTCGTCGGGATGGCAGCGGGCGACGAGACGACGATCACGGTCCCACCGGAGAACGCATACGGCGAGCGATCCGACGACCGAGTCGTCGAATACCCGACCGTCGAGTTCGAGCAGATACTCGAGTCGGAAGGCCGGTCCCTCGAGATGGGGATACAGATCGGGTCCGAGGACGGAAACGTCGGCGAAGTCACGCATATCGATCCGGAGATCACTCGGATCGACTTCAATCACCAGCTGGCGGGCGAGACGCTCGAGTTCGACCTCGAGGTCCTCGAGGTCGACTGA
- a CDS encoding zinc ribbon domain-containing protein has protein sequence MYPHYMSLTCHACQHSEYRLHQGTFRCTNPDCWVSEYQADLNAAAKIAQRLYPWGQSLPRKTVGDDSLRSGGQWLAHQDTSSSGELPSEKRASDDNVSPISPVVGTGAARKTGDAHTSMKPQSRYSDIPPVVEAPAVNGGRGCHSPLSAVPSRDQSQSTPCDDRKPILISSSIPSVSSVLT, from the coding sequence GTGTATCCGCACTACATGTCTTTGACGTGCCACGCGTGCCAGCACAGTGAGTACAGGCTACATCAGGGCACGTTCAGGTGTACGAATCCCGATTGTTGGGTGTCGGAGTATCAAGCGGATTTGAACGCAGCAGCAAAAATCGCACAGCGATTGTATCCGTGGGGACAGAGCCTGCCTCGGAAAACGGTGGGCGATGACTCGCTTCGGAGTGGGGGCCAGTGGTTGGCCCACCAAGACACGTCATCGAGCGGCGAACTCCCGTCTGAGAAGCGGGCTTCCGATGACAACGTGTCACCTATCTCACCAGTAGTGGGAACGGGGGCGGCGCGGAAGACCGGTGACGCGCATACGTCTATGAAACCTCAATCCCGCTACTCGGATATTCCACCCGTAGTGGAAGCCCCCGCCGTGAACGGCGGGCGAGGATGTCACTCTCCGCTCTCGGCGGTACCGAGTCGCGACCAGTCCCAGTCGACACCCTGTGACGACCGGAAGCCAATACTCATTTCGTCCTCGATCCCCTCGGTTTCATCCGTGCTCACGTAG
- the glmS gene encoding glutamine--fructose-6-phosphate transaminase (isomerizing), with translation MCGIIGYTGDEGETLDVLLMGLEGLEYRGYDSAGVALADSSIAVEKRQGAVETLEDALPDGSVEGAAGLGHTRWSTHGPPSDANAHPHTDCTDAVAVVHNGIIENYQSLRDELAARGHEFESETDTEVIPHLIEERLEVGSDRKTAFRETIAQLEGSYAVAAVFQGSETVYAARHESPLVLGVGDDGHYLASDVPAFIEYTDQVIYLDDGEFATIAPDGVTVTDETGTVVETSVQTISWDPEDAAKSGYDHYMQKEIHEQPRAIRQCLRGRVDELEGQIMLEEVATLDPDGLVQFVACGTSYHAARYGARLLREQGVPTQSFLASEYTADAVPVDEGTLVVGVTQSGETADTMRALREANGADATTLALTNTVGSSAARECDHVCYIRAGPEIGVAATKTFASQQVALALVAGALTGDASLAFLEALRELPDQVQNILDSSRAREVADAYVDADAYFFIGREYAAPVALEGALKMKEITYKHAEGFAAGELKHGPLALVSEATPVFALLTEGSSLEKTLGNVKEVEAREAPVVAVTDAPDEVGRYANHVLEVPSTHPQLTPVLANVQLQLVSYWVANRLGRSIDKPRNLAKSVTVE, from the coding sequence ATGTGTGGCATCATCGGCTATACGGGTGATGAGGGCGAGACGCTCGACGTCCTGCTGATGGGGCTGGAGGGACTCGAGTATCGCGGCTACGACTCGGCCGGCGTCGCCCTTGCGGACTCCTCGATAGCAGTCGAAAAGCGCCAGGGAGCGGTCGAGACCCTCGAGGACGCACTACCTGACGGCAGCGTCGAGGGAGCAGCCGGACTGGGGCACACCCGCTGGAGCACCCACGGCCCGCCGTCAGATGCCAACGCCCATCCGCATACCGACTGTACGGACGCGGTGGCCGTCGTTCACAACGGGATCATCGAGAACTATCAGTCGCTGCGCGACGAACTCGCGGCACGGGGCCACGAGTTCGAGAGCGAGACCGACACCGAGGTCATCCCCCACCTGATCGAAGAACGCCTCGAGGTCGGTAGTGATCGCAAGACTGCCTTCCGCGAAACCATCGCACAACTCGAGGGGAGTTACGCCGTCGCGGCAGTGTTCCAGGGAAGCGAGACGGTCTACGCTGCTCGCCACGAGTCTCCGCTGGTGCTGGGCGTCGGCGACGACGGCCACTACTTGGCCAGCGACGTCCCCGCATTCATCGAGTATACGGATCAGGTAATTTACCTCGATGACGGCGAGTTCGCGACGATCGCCCCCGACGGCGTCACGGTGACCGACGAGACGGGAACCGTCGTCGAGACGTCGGTGCAGACGATCAGCTGGGATCCCGAGGACGCGGCTAAGAGCGGCTACGACCACTACATGCAAAAGGAGATCCACGAGCAGCCGCGGGCGATCCGCCAGTGTCTGCGCGGGCGCGTCGACGAACTCGAAGGTCAGATCATGCTTGAGGAGGTCGCCACCCTTGACCCCGACGGGCTGGTCCAGTTCGTCGCCTGCGGCACCTCGTATCACGCCGCGCGCTACGGTGCCCGCCTATTGCGCGAGCAGGGTGTGCCAACGCAGTCGTTTTTGGCCAGTGAATACACGGCCGACGCGGTGCCAGTCGACGAGGGGACGCTCGTCGTGGGCGTCACCCAGAGCGGCGAGACCGCCGACACGATGCGCGCCCTGCGGGAAGCCAACGGTGCCGACGCGACGACGCTGGCGCTGACGAATACGGTCGGGAGTTCGGCCGCCCGCGAGTGCGACCACGTCTGCTACATCCGGGCCGGCCCCGAGATCGGCGTCGCGGCGACCAAAACGTTCGCGAGCCAGCAGGTCGCGCTGGCGCTGGTCGCAGGCGCGCTGACTGGTGACGCCAGCCTGGCGTTCCTCGAGGCGCTGCGCGAACTCCCCGACCAGGTCCAGAATATCCTAGACTCCTCGCGGGCGCGGGAGGTCGCCGACGCGTACGTCGACGCGGACGCCTACTTCTTCATCGGCCGGGAGTACGCCGCCCCGGTTGCCCTCGAGGGTGCGCTCAAGATGAAGGAGATCACCTACAAGCACGCCGAAGGCTTTGCAGCGGGCGAGTTGAAGCACGGACCGCTGGCGCTTGTCTCCGAGGCGACGCCGGTCTTTGCGCTGTTGACCGAGGGCTCGAGCTTGGAGAAGACGCTGGGCAACGTCAAAGAGGTCGAGGCCCGCGAGGCGCCGGTCGTCGCGGTGACCGACGCACCCGACGAGGTCGGGCGGTACGCCAATCACGTGTTGGAGGTGCCGTCGACCCATCCGCAGCTAACGCCGGTGCTGGCGAACGTCCAGTTGCAGTTGGTCTCCTACTGGGTTGCCAATCGGCTCGGACGGTCGATCGACAAACCGCGAAACCTCGCGAAGAGCGTCACCGTCGAGTAG
- a CDS encoding midas domain-containing protein, whose product MNRRCFTKLTISPLIGVLVGCTSFGTDSDGEDSETNNEANEDSLTDGETTNEDETDDEEANNDSDDPDEEETDSETGNETDDAEETSDESNEEVADDEETGDETDDEETNNDETGDDTDDSADADQEEEDGETGDEDQDEHENDEADEPPENDEMEATVTMDAELDEVLEIVDHEFIWESYPGSHLCNIRVELRNTSDTEIWFEGIGTTTDDTGNSLGGDIAQFGLDPGETTTYVFSMDRCADATGYQLEFEAR is encoded by the coding sequence ATGAATAGAAGATGTTTCACAAAATTAACTATTTCACCGTTGATTGGTGTCCTTGTAGGATGTACTTCGTTCGGCACCGACTCCGATGGCGAAGATTCAGAGACGAATAACGAAGCCAATGAGGACTCTCTCACCGATGGAGAGACGACGAACGAGGACGAAACCGACGACGAGGAGGCGAACAACGATTCGGACGATCCAGATGAAGAGGAGACGGACAGCGAAACCGGCAACGAGACGGACGACGCCGAGGAGACGAGTGATGAATCTAACGAGGAAGTCGCGGATGACGAGGAGACCGGCGATGAGACTGACGACGAAGAGACAAACAACGATGAGACGGGAGATGACACCGACGACTCGGCTGACGCAGACCAAGAGGAAGAGGACGGCGAAACCGGCGATGAGGACCAGGATGAGCACGAAAACGATGAAGCTGACGAACCGCCGGAGAATGACGAGATGGAGGCGACGGTTACTATGGACGCTGAGCTAGATGAGGTGCTCGAAATCGTCGATCACGAGTTCATCTGGGAGTCCTATCCTGGCTCGCACCTCTGTAACATTCGGGTCGAGTTGCGGAACACGTCGGATACTGAGATCTGGTTCGAGGGGATCGGAACGACAACCGATGATACCGGGAATTCCCTCGGTGGCGACATCGCCCAGTTCGGACTCGACCCGGGGGAGACGACGACGTACGTCTTCTCCATGGACAGGTGTGCCGACGCGACTGGCTACCAACTCGAGTTCGAGGCGCGCTAG
- a CDS encoding PQQ-binding-like beta-propeller repeat protein, whose translation MADWQRRSVLTTGTALLVGGLLSSGGAADDLVNDDQASLEEPTGWSSYGGNAGNTRFVPSADDLEEPETIAWQYDETGAAAVVDETVYLQTDGEIHALDAADGRLLWTTGDIQGLTTPAVADEALFVTGDQLTAIEADSGDIRWSNTFGDDAVSSAPVVAFETVYVVVNGTLYAFDTADGSCCWKRDSISVTCELPHNDSPGQTSYVFNTQYNSIAATDGVVWALLDDRASEESINTDAVVAFDPMTGKKQWSAHLEPGYYARGLTVTEDTLFIENETERGVMIFDRAEEEHGDFIPDALVTATANGRTVTRGRDGLMMHDSRSSWSKDGMHQYGRPTIADETVVVAYSVNGSRTTDEIIGFDLESGSDQWRFTFDEAQWNDGFNVDCFVAGETVYVNRDGCLTALR comes from the coding sequence ATGGCTGATTGGCAACGGCGGTCGGTACTGACAACAGGTACAGCGCTTCTGGTCGGCGGATTGCTTTCGTCGGGCGGGGCTGCGGACGACTTGGTCAACGATGATCAGGCATCGCTCGAGGAACCCACCGGCTGGTCATCGTACGGAGGAAACGCAGGAAACACGCGATTCGTTCCGTCCGCGGACGATCTTGAGGAACCGGAGACAATCGCCTGGCAGTACGATGAGACCGGAGCAGCCGCGGTCGTCGACGAGACGGTATACCTCCAGACGGACGGCGAGATCCACGCCCTCGATGCGGCCGATGGACGCTTGCTGTGGACGACTGGCGATATTCAGGGCCTTACGACGCCAGCAGTCGCTGATGAGGCGCTCTTTGTGACCGGCGACCAACTGACGGCGATCGAGGCTGACAGTGGCGATATCCGTTGGAGCAACACGTTCGGTGATGACGCGGTGAGTTCGGCACCGGTCGTCGCTTTTGAGACCGTCTACGTCGTCGTCAACGGGACGCTCTACGCGTTCGATACGGCTGATGGTTCGTGCTGCTGGAAGCGCGACTCGATCAGCGTGACGTGCGAACTGCCCCATAATGATAGCCCGGGTCAGACCTCTTACGTATTCAACACGCAATATAACTCGATCGCTGCGACGGATGGTGTGGTCTGGGCGCTGCTCGATGATCGAGCAAGCGAAGAGTCCATCAACACAGACGCGGTGGTCGCGTTCGATCCGATGACCGGTAAGAAACAGTGGTCGGCTCATCTGGAGCCGGGGTACTACGCTAGGGGGCTGACCGTAACCGAAGACACGCTGTTCATCGAAAACGAGACCGAAAGAGGCGTGATGATCTTCGACCGTGCCGAAGAAGAACACGGCGACTTCATTCCGGACGCGTTGGTGACCGCTACCGCTAACGGACGGACGGTGACCCGCGGACGGGATGGCCTCATGATGCACGACTCTCGCTCCAGCTGGTCGAAAGACGGGATGCATCAGTATGGACGGCCGACGATCGCCGATGAGACCGTTGTCGTCGCTTACAGCGTAAACGGATCACGGACCACCGACGAAATCATCGGATTCGACCTCGAGAGTGGCTCCGACCAATGGCGGTTCACGTTCGACGAGGCACAATGGAACGACGGGTTCAACGTTGATTGTTTCGTTGCCGGCGAGACGGTGTACGTCAACAGGGACGGCTGTCTGACTGCTCTTCGGTGA
- a CDS encoding transcriptional regulator, with translation MLDVVEQQIDEGEFTNQSEFQRFAVEYLLTQLEDEYDPTLAEFDEIKQDALGTANPEAAEYIQTAESGDFLGTAGRVRQCAVRGDIETARELIDTRYAPDSPRAMILDLIVQGAATTQLRTATPDE, from the coding sequence GTGCTCGATGTCGTCGAACAACAGATTGACGAGGGCGAGTTCACCAACCAATCGGAGTTCCAGCGATTCGCCGTGGAGTACCTCTTGACCCAACTCGAGGACGAGTACGACCCGACGTTAGCGGAGTTCGACGAGATCAAGCAGGACGCGCTCGGCACTGCGAACCCCGAAGCAGCGGAATACATCCAGACCGCCGAATCGGGGGATTTTCTCGGCACGGCAGGGCGCGTCCGGCAATGCGCTGTCCGGGGGGATATCGAGACGGCGCGTGAATTGATCGACACTCGATACGCACCGGATAGCCCACGAGCCATGATACTCGATTTGATCGTCCAGGGAGCAGCCACGACCCAGCTGCGAACGGCGACACCGGACGAATAA
- a CDS encoding DUF2062 domain-containing protein → MDQPRFEWANKFTFVAAVAVLNPVVKGGVYVARCLIGIHLLGSVPGVTHHDVRLDAGTDVLVRLLVGNVVLALGFTVVGYAVAYQAAHAVRQRRSS, encoded by the coding sequence GTGGACCAGCCGCGGTTCGAGTGGGCCAATAAATTCACGTTCGTCGCCGCCGTCGCGGTCTTGAACCCGGTGGTGAAAGGCGGCGTCTACGTGGCCAGGTGTCTCATCGGGATCCACCTGCTCGGGTCCGTTCCCGGTGTCACCCACCACGACGTCAGACTCGATGCTGGTACCGACGTGCTCGTGCGGCTGCTCGTCGGCAACGTGGTCCTGGCGCTTGGCTTTACGGTTGTCGGCTACGCCGTCGCCTACCAGGCTGCGCACGCAGTCCGTCAGCGCAGGTCGTCGTAA
- a CDS encoding glycerophosphodiester phosphodiesterase — MANNINDVARRRFLQGTGAAVTTTAIGSTASASDATEKDEPTNGAKPMKTKPNEGPELIAHRGFAGKYPENTAVAAKGSVRDGADMIEIDVVPCADGEVVVFHDDGLSERDGGDKGLTDVDGLVWETDCESVLNAEVLDSGATVPTLREVLEVIPASVGVNIELKNPGSSDLRFAENLHGDELATQEEIWRPFVRDTLAIADDYRNEILVSSFYKAALSTTRETDPSIPIAFLFWNDIEAGLEITREYDAEALHPPYNLVRGSPFFEDDYAGGDGPYADIDLVEVAHEEGREVNVWTIQTWYQATQLADAGVDGLIADYPDLLFRSPQ; from the coding sequence ATGGCTAACAATATTAACGACGTCGCTCGACGACGATTCCTGCAGGGCACCGGCGCGGCCGTGACCACGACGGCGATCGGATCGACTGCATCAGCGAGCGACGCGACGGAGAAAGACGAGCCGACGAACGGGGCAAAACCGATGAAGACTAAACCAAACGAGGGGCCGGAGCTCATCGCCCATCGGGGGTTCGCCGGGAAGTATCCCGAGAACACGGCAGTGGCGGCGAAGGGATCGGTGCGAGACGGCGCGGACATGATCGAGATCGACGTCGTTCCGTGTGCCGACGGCGAGGTCGTCGTCTTCCACGACGACGGCCTGAGCGAGCGCGACGGCGGTGACAAAGGCCTCACCGACGTCGACGGACTCGTCTGGGAGACCGACTGCGAGTCGGTCCTGAACGCCGAAGTGCTGGACTCGGGGGCGACGGTGCCCACGCTACGCGAGGTCTTAGAGGTCATTCCGGCTTCGGTCGGCGTGAACATCGAACTGAAGAATCCGGGCTCGAGCGACCTGCGGTTCGCCGAGAACCTTCACGGCGACGAACTGGCGACCCAGGAGGAGATCTGGCGGCCGTTCGTCCGGGACACGCTCGCCATCGCGGACGACTATCGGAACGAGATCCTCGTCTCGTCGTTCTACAAGGCCGCACTCTCGACGACTCGCGAAACGGATCCCTCGATACCGATCGCGTTCCTGTTCTGGAACGACATCGAAGCCGGACTCGAGATCACCCGCGAGTACGACGCCGAGGCGCTTCACCCGCCGTACAATCTCGTCCGAGGGTCGCCGTTCTTCGAGGACGATTACGCGGGTGGGGACGGCCCGTACGCCGATATCGACCTCGTCGAGGTCGCGCACGAGGAGGGCCGCGAGGTGAACGTCTGGACGATCCAGACGTGGTACCAGGCGACGCAACTGGCCGATGCGGGCGTCGATGGCCTCATCGCCGACTACCCAGATCTCCTCTTCAGGTCGCCCCAATAG
- a CDS encoding IclR family transcriptional regulator yields the protein MAGKDGSGDSSTTSRTLTTTAASLQLIDTLVQEGGATAADLAAELDFAHSTVHNHLNTLSQYGYIVREGNTYHVGAKFCHIGDYVRRRKPEYLIAGEIVAELAQQTKLEADFAVEENGHVISLYNKLNFSDSSHFLTDGRFFHVHSTASGKAMLAEYSEDKVRQIIQHVGLPEQTEHTITDEEKLLTELETVRERGYATNNEEAIDGLWAIAKAVKTPIGDVCGSLNLSGPTYLSTEDVRQSAAETLKEQAERFEAQIEEEFHERYGQA from the coding sequence ATGGCGGGGAAAGACGGAAGTGGAGACTCAAGTACGACCAGTCGAACGTTAACGACGACGGCTGCGTCGTTACAACTGATAGATACACTCGTTCAAGAAGGTGGTGCGACGGCTGCAGACCTCGCAGCAGAACTTGATTTTGCACACAGCACAGTCCACAATCACTTGAACACACTCTCACAGTACGGATACATCGTTCGGGAGGGGAATACGTATCATGTGGGGGCAAAGTTCTGTCACATCGGGGATTACGTTCGCCGTCGCAAACCCGAGTATCTCATCGCTGGCGAGATCGTCGCTGAACTGGCACAGCAAACGAAACTCGAGGCAGACTTCGCGGTTGAGGAAAACGGTCATGTTATTTCTCTCTATAATAAACTCAACTTCTCTGATAGTTCGCACTTCCTTACGGACGGACGATTCTTCCACGTTCATAGTACCGCCTCAGGGAAGGCGATGTTGGCGGAGTATTCGGAAGACAAAGTCCGGCAGATCATCCAGCACGTCGGATTACCGGAACAGACGGAGCACACGATTACAGACGAAGAGAAACTGCTCACTGAACTGGAAACGGTTCGTGAACGCGGGTATGCGACGAACAACGAGGAAGCGATTGACGGCTTATGGGCGATTGCAAAAGCAGTGAAAACGCCGATCGGGGACGTCTGTGGTTCGTTGAATTTGAGCGGACCGACGTATCTCTCTACTGAAGACGTGCGCCAGTCGGCCGCCGAGACGCTCAAGGAACAGGCCGAACGCTTCGAGGCCCAGATCGAAGAGGAGTTCCACGAGAGATACGGACAGGCATAA